A segment of the Chitinophagaceae bacterium genome:
AAGGGCTGAAGCTGGATGAGTTGTTAGAAGTGATTGATGAAAATTTATCTATTGATGGAAGTTTTGCAGTTCTGCTTCCTTATCATCGTGCAGAACAGTTTATAACATTAGCTGGTAAGCACGGATTGTTTCTTTCACAACAAGTCAATGTGAAGCAAAGTATAAAGCATGGGTACTTCAGGTCGATGTTGTTATTTAATCGTTGTCAAAATACAGCTCTTGGTGAAGAACTTGCAATTAAAGATGAAAACAATCAATACTCTGTAGATTTTATTGCATTATTGAAGGAATACTACCTGTATTTATAATTCAGCCATTTGTTTAAGATCAAGCACTTTACTAATTAATTGTACTATTTTCTTTCCTGATTGATTTCCAAGGATGATAAACTCTCTTTTTTTTCCTTCTTTGGTTGTTATATATACTTTTCCATCATGAGGATAATAACCCATTCCCCGTTTGCTTTTTTCATCGTGATAAACTTTAATTATGCTTTCTTTCTTTATAATAAAATTTGATTTGTTGGCTATAATTATACTTCCGTCTGTTAAATTAGTATCTATTATTTGCTGAATAAATTTTGCTTTAATGTAAGAATGAGGATCTGATAAGTCTCCCTGAATTGATAAAGAGTTGGTTATTTTTCTTGTTATTCTGTCTCCTCCAGATTCTATACTTACAATCCCGTTAACTTTAATACCAATTAAAGAATCAGATGTGAGTAAAATAAGGTAGGTTCTATTGAGTATAAGCATATGATACTCCATTGCTACAAAATGGTTTAACTCATTTAATTTTAATTCTCTTAACGTCATTTATGAGCGAATGATTTGATAAATAAAATAAATGCTTAAAACAGTCAACGCAACCCAGCATATTCTTTCAGGTAACTGTATTCTTCAGACAATTGTCCCTTCTTCAGAATAGTAGCCCTTTCCAGTATAGGTGAGCCTCCTTTTGCCAAATCTTCCAGCACATACTTAATCAGTTGTTCGCCAAAATACCTTGATGCATCTCTTGGCAATTCATTAGGCAGATTACCAACAGCCATAATATCAACTGAATTAGGAAGATATGGAGCTGTTTTTTGAAGAGTTGTTCTGTCAACTCCATAAACCGGATCTGAAATGGTTGAATCACCGATGTTGACTGGGATTGATCCTCCGGTATCATTGGTAATATCGGCAATGGTTTTAATCTTGAAGGATGGATCACGGAATTCATCCAGCTTAAACAATGGCGGAATGCTTTTATCCCAGTACACACCATTCATTAAAATATCTGTGTGCTTTACAAAGGGAGAGAAACTGCATTTGTAGTCAGTTGGATGTTCATGGAAATTATCACGGTTATAAGTGCCATCATCTTTTCGTTCGTAGAGATCTCTTCCTTTTAAATGAACATATACGGGGTATTCATACTGACGGTGCAGATAATCAAATGGCTCCACTTCATTTACACCGAGCAGGTTCATAATTTCCAGCAAACCATGTGCAACACGACCGCTCCCCGTAATAGCAATTTTTATCTTCGGCAGTTTCATTCCAAAGTAAGTATGAATGAGCTGACGGTAATCTCTTACATCGCCTACACGTCCCAGTTTGAAAGCTCCAGTGCGGTTACCATAGGCCATAATACCGTTATGAGCACCAACAATGCCTGCAAAAAAACCGAAACCAATGATGCGCTGACCATCTTCATGTGCTAAACATTCATAATCGATCAGGGTAATATTCTTCTTCACCATAGCCTGCATCAGCTTTTGATTATGCTCCTGGGCCTTTTTGGTATGAGAGAAAAAAAGATAGGTTTTGTTGAGAATCAGCTGATCAACAGGTACCTCTTTTATACCGAATAAGATATCACATTCACTTACATCATCTTTCACTTCAACTCCGGCAGCCTTGTATTCCCTGTCAGTAAAGCTTCTGGAGGAAGATGACTGAACAATTACTTGTACATCTGCTGAGTTTTTATGAATCCATTTACATTGAGCCGGTGTAAGTGCCACCCGGTTATCTGCCGGTATTTTTCCTTCCCTGATGAGTCCTAATTTGAGCATGCAAGTCGTTTTAACGGTTTGCAAGATAAGATATCAGGGTTTTGTGATTTGTAAAAAATTTCATGCAAAAGCAAAGTTTCTGTAATATTGCAGCCCAAACAAAAAGTTCTTAAGCCCATGTGGCGGAATTGGTAGACGCAGCAGACTCAAAATCTGCCATTCGCAAGGATGTGAAGGTTCGATTCCTTTCGTGGGCACAATTTTTTTTCCCGTTCTTCAACTTTGAAGGCGGGTTTTTTGTTTCTATGATTTACGTGTATGTTTTAGAAAGCTTGAATGATGCCACCTGGTATACAGGCATGGCAAAGGATGTGTATGTTCGTTTGAAAGAACATAATGCAGGGAAAAATCGATTTACAAAAGGACATCTTCCGTGGAAAATAATTTATACAGAACAACATACTGATTGGGCATCTGGAAGAGTCAGAGAGAAATATTTAAAATCAGCAGCTGGTAAGCGTTGGTTAATTAAATATCTTAATGAGCAAGGATGTGAAGGTTCCCTGCCCGAATGACTTCGGTCAGGCGGGGATTCCTTTCGTGGGCACAATTTTTTTTTCCCGTTCTTCAACTTTGAAGGCGGGTTTTTTGTTTTAAGATGGTACAGCTCTGACGCCATCGTCTGACGGGTAAGCCAAACGCAAAAAAAGATATCAAAATCATATTTTCTGCAACTTAATTGTTCCCTCTTTGTTTATAGAAGGAACAATAACACAAACCATGAGAAAGGGCATTGCAGAAGCAAAAGCAGCTACCATTGAATTCAGCAGTAAAGCATTGGATCTTTTATTAAGCAAGGGGTTCAAATTTGTACAGATCAAAGGACTGACAATGGATAAGCATTATGATTATGTTGAACCGCATTACCTTGTTCTTGTCCCTTACAGGGAACTGCCAACAGATCCTTTGAAGAGGGATATTTTTGAACCAATTAAAAGTGAACTGCTGTATCAATGGGCTGCAGAAAAAAACGAATTCCCCGAAATCATCATTGCAAATAAGCAAAACTAATCATGGCTACTTACTCGTTGAAAACTGTACAGAAAATTCCTGTTGATCTGGATACTGCATGGGCCTTCTTTTCCAATCCTGCCAACCTGCAGGCAATTACTCCTGGTAATCTTGGATTTAAAATTTTATCAAAACATCATGGCGACATCATGTATCCGGGGCAGATCATTGAATATAAGGTAAGTCCTGTATTGGGTATTCCTGTTTACTGGATGACGGAGATAACACATGTAAAGGACAAGGAATATTTTATAGATGAACAACGCTTCGGGCCTTATGCACTCTGGCATCATCAGCATCATTTCAAAGCAATTGAAGGAGGAGTGGAGATGACGGATATTGTTCATTACCGCAATCCATTGTGGTTATTGGGAGACTTGGCTAATACTTTTTCATCCGCAATCAACTGAAACAGATTTTTGAATTCCGGTTCAAGAAAGTAAATGAACTGTTTGGAAACTGGCCTGAGCCTGAGTTGAATTTTGTTCATTTTCAATAAGCATTTCTGTAATTCATTTCTTTTACTTTTGAGTGATGAGCAAAAAGAAACTGGTGGTTTTATCAGGAGCAGGTATCAGTACTGAGAGTGGACTAAAAACATTTCGGGACAGCGATGGCCTGTGGGAAGGATATAATATTGAAGATGTTGCAACACCAAGAGCATGGAAGAAAGATCCACAGCTTGTTCTTGATTTTTATAATTATCGCCGCAAAAATGTGCTGGACGCAAAGCCTAATGCAGCTCACTATGGGTTGGCAGAATTAGAAAAAGATTTTGATGTAACCATCATTACGCAAAACATCGATGATTTGCATGAACGTGCCGGTTCAACCAATGTAATGCATTTACATGGAGAGATACTCAAGATGAGAAGTGAACGGAGGCTGGATTTGATTTATGAAATAACAGGCGATATTTTATTGGGTGATAAAGCAGAAGATGGTGCCCAGCTTCGTCCGTATATTGTTTGGTTTGAAGAAGCAGTACCAATGATTGAAGAAGCTGTTCCTGTTGTTCAGGAGGCTGATCTGTTTGTTGTGGTGGGAACTTCACTGGTTGTTTACCCTGCTGCAGGATTATTAACTGTAGCTGACGATTCTATTCCCAAATTTATTGTTGATAAAAAGATTCCTTATACTTCTTCTGTACACAATTTAACAGCAATTGAAAAGCCGGCAACTGAAGGAGTGAAGGAATTAATATCAATCTTAACTGATAAAAATATATTCCTGTGGAAATGACAACTGCCAGCGGTGGATTAATACAACTGCTTTTTCTTTTCTTATTACTTGTTCCTGCTGTTTTATATCTTATAACATTGCAAAGAACATTACAAGTGATCAGCAGTGAAAACAGGCGAATCCCTCCCGGTCAGGTGTGGTTATTGCTGATTCCATTGTTTAACCTTGTGTGGCAGTTTGTTGTTGTAAATAAATTAGCACATTCAATAAGGCTTGAATGCATGCGGTTGAATATTCCAACGAAACAGGAAAAGCCAACATTTGATCTTGGAAATATTCAGAGTATACTTTTGATTATAGGTTTTATGCCGGTCATTGGCATATTATTTACTTTTTGTGGATTCATCTGCTGGATAATTTATTGGGTGCAGGTAGCAGGATGGCGGAAGAAAATCATTGCCAACCAGGGAAACGATTTGCTGGATGCTGAAAGAGAATTATTAAATCAGCAGGTAAATAAATTATAATCAGGAGTGTTTTTCTTTAAACTCAACTCCAAACTTTTTTAACTCTTCCAGCACCGGCTCATAAATTTCTTTTTTTGTCGGGATATGTAATCCTTTCAGTTTTATTTTTTCTTCTAGGATGAGTTTAGCAGCAATCCCCAATGGCAGGCCAACTGTTTTTGCCATGGCAGTTCGTAAACTGTCTTCACCTTTTACAACTAAAGAAGAATTAATTACTGCTTGATCACCATTGCCTGCAGTATATTCAATTTCATGCAGCATCACAATCATGTCCTTATCTGTTGGCTGCAATGCCAGTTTATGTTCAACAATATATTGTAAAATATCAGCGCTTGATTTTACATGTGCAGGTAATGCATTATTACTTTCTGTTTCAAGAAAAGCAAACTGTTCTAAAATAAGTTCATGCACAGCTTCCGCAACATAGAGTTCAAGATACATCCGCAGGCTGAGGTCTCTGCCTTCTACATTTCTGAGTTTACCGGCAAACCATTCATGAAAAGTTTTGTACTGAGCAATTTCAGCAGCATCGTTTTCATTGGTTAAACCCAAATCAACCACCACATCCCATCCTTTACAAAAATCAGCATAGCGTAATGTTGTGCGGATAAAGGTTTCAGCTTCCTGCAATTGATACAGTGGTATATAACTCAGCGAATCACGGTTGGGATACCAGGCTAAGGTTGGCAATTCATCAACCTGCAACTGCTTACAATCTTCAAACACATGTGTATATTCTTTGCGAATGATTTCATTCTTCTCTTTGTATGCAGCACCAGCCTGTCCGGCCATTACAATATTTCTTGGGTTCCAGCTGATTTTATAATGCCAGGGATTGTCATCACTTTCAGGAGCAACCAATCCTCCACAATGCGATTTAAAAGAAGTGATCTTTCCACCTTTTGAACGGATACCATCAAACAATTGCATGGCACTCATATGATCAATGCCCGGGTCAAGTCCCATTTCACAAAGAAATAATAACTCTTTACTGTTGATTTCTGCTTCTAAATTTTTAATGGCTTCATCAACGTAAGAAGCGTTCAGTAAATTTCTTCCAATGGCCACACAGTCTTTCACCACATGAATGTGCAGAAAAGGAGGCAGGAGAGAAATAACAATGTCAGCCGTTTCAATCAGCATTCTCCGTTCATCAACATCTGTAACATTTACCTCAACTGCTTCAGCATGTGAATGATTTCCCAGTTTTGCCTGTGCCTGCTGCAGGTTACTGTCGGCCACAATCAGCTTCCAGTTTTTTTCTGCACAGGTATTTTTAAGGTAGTCAATTAATACAGTTGCTGATTTTCCGGCACCAAATACAAGAATCGTTTTCAAGAGAATAATTTATGGCAAGATAGAAGAAATCGTCAATTTAAACTGATTTGGGTGTTTGGCGTTCTATCGATAAATTTGCTGCTCTTAAAACAAAGTTATTCAATGAGAACAATAGCCATGCGTGAAGCCCTGCGTGAAGCGATGCAGGAAGAAATGCGCAGAGACGAGAAGGTTTTTTTAATGGGAGAAGAAGTAGCAGAATACAATGGTGCCTACAAAGTAAGCCAGGGTATGCTGGATGAGTTTGGAGCAAAACGTGTAATTGATACGCCCATTGCTGAACTTGGCTTTACAGCTGTTGCTGTAGGTGCAGCACAAAATGGTCTACGACCCATTGTTGAATTCATGACCTGGAACTTTGCCGTACTGGCTATGGATCAAATCCTGAATACAGCATCAAAAATGCTGGCAATGAGTGGCGGACAGGTTGGTTGCCCGATTGTTTTCCGTGGAGCCAATGGTTCTGCAGGACAGTTAGGTGCACAGCATTCAACTGCTTTTGAAAGTTATTATGCTAATATTCCCGGACTGAAAGTAATTTCTCCCTCCAATCCTTACGATTCCAAAGGTTTGCTGAAAGCGGCTATCCGTGATAATGATCCTGTTGTATTTATGGAAAGTGAAGTGATGTATGGCGATAAAGGTGAAGTTCCTGAAGGGGAATACATCATTGAAATCGGCAAAGCCGATATTAAACGTCCCGGTCGTGATGTAACAATTGTTTCTTTTAATAAAATGATGAAGGTTGCATTGGCTGCTGCTGAAGAACTTTCTAAAGAGGGAATTGAAGCTGAAGTAATTGATTTGCGTACCATCCGTCCTTTGGACTGGTTCACCATTCTTGAAAGTGTGAAAAAGACCAATCGTTTGGTGATTGTTGAAGAACAATGGCCTTTTGCTTCTATTTCATCAGAAATTGCTTACCGCATTCAAAAAGAAGGGTTTGATTACCTGGATGCGCCTATTTTACGCATTACCAGCAGCGATTCGCCAATGCACTATGCCCCAACACTGGTTGGTGCTTATCTGCCCGATGTGCCACGCACTGTGAAGCTGGTAAAGGATGTGATGTACATGAAAAAGTAAAAATCAGAGCCTGAATAAAGATAAAGCCGGTCAATTTTTGACCGGCTTTATTTATTTGGACAAATAAATGCCCTTATAATTTTTTTTTAAAAGATTTAAGGCATATTTGCTACGGTTTTTCATAGGATATTGGATTTTAAACGAAGCTGGATTTCTATCCGGCTTTTTTTATACAATAATCTTTAGCTGTGCCATACCAGCACAGTAATAATACCAGAGCAAACTCCTGAATCTGTTTAAGAGATTAATCTAAACCTCCAACAAATAAACGGAGCGTACTTAAAATAAGCCATACAAGACCATACGTGAGAAACACCAGTGAAAGGCCTAAAGCTGAGATCTTAACGGTTAACTTCCATACCGGCTGTGTAGTGATTGAACTTAACTTCATAAGAATTGGTTTTAATATGTATCAAAGATAGACGGACTCCAATTCCTGTGCAATAGGAGAAAACCTGTATTTTAAACTGGAATTTACTGAAAGCAGATTATCTCCAGCTACGTAGTTGATTAGCGTAGAAAGTCCATTCAGGGGTAGAAATTGTGCTGCTTTCAGGCGCTTTGTACCATGGACTTAGGGCTTTGTCGCTTAAATTTTGCAAAATGTGGATGTCCTGGGCAGGCATATAGCTTTGAGCTAGCAGAAAGATCAGCCCACCCGTTTTCCTGTTTCGGGCTATATCAACAACCAATACGGCATGACCGGGAGAGCCTCCCTTAATCAATACATCGCCTGCAGTTAACTGATTCCATGATTTTGCAGTGAGTTCCTTTTCTAATGACAGTGTTCCGCACATTCCAAATACTGTTTCAAGGTAGGATTGCCAGCCCCTGTTCCTGTATTGATCCCAGCAATATTTCCTCCCTGCATTATCACTGAAACAAACCGGCTTCTCCATCTTTTCAGATATTCAGCACGCAACCGCATTACCGCATCCGCACATTGCTGCAAATCCCTGCTGCCAACACTTACATTTAAAACAGCATACTGTGCCCGCTGATTATACTTTGGGCTGCCATTATACAGGTACACTGTTTTGTCCTGCTTTAATGGTTGGTTACGGAGAAAGTTGCCGAAACTTCCTGTTGACAGTTCAACACGATCATAACCGGCAGGCAATGCAATTTGCTGAATTGAATGCGGAACAGTACTGTTGATTTTTAATGACGCTGCATTTAAATGATTTCCGTTTGTGTAACTTAAAAGGAATGAAAAGAAAAAGAATGACCAAATCATTGTTGCATGGTTTTTGGTTAGCTTTGAAGCAATCGAAACAATTTTCCACACCAGAATTTGTTAAACCATATTATGAGCAGCATTTTAATTATTGATGACGAAAAGGCGATCCGTAAAACACTCGGCGAAATTTTATCTTACGAAGGTTACCAGATTGATGATGCAGAAAACGGGGAAGAAGGATTAAAGAGAATTAAAGAGAAAAATTATGATGTGGTATTATGCGATATCAAAATGCCCAAGGTTGATGGTTTAGAGTTTCTTGAAAAAGCAAGGGAGAGCAATCCTGATCTGCCCATCATTATGATCTCGGGACATGGTACAATTGAAACGGCTGTTGAGGCAGTTAAGAAAGGTGCTTTTGATTATGTTGCCAAACCACCAGATCTCAACCGTTTACTCATCACCATCCGTAATGCCATGGATAAGCAATCTCTGGTAACGGAAACAAAAGTGCTGAAAAGGAAAGTAAGCAAGGTGCAGGAAATGATTGGTGACAGCATTGCGCTGAAAAAAATAAAAGACACCATTGATAAAGTTGCGCCTACAGATGCAAGGGTCTTGATCACCGGCGAAAATGGTTCAGGAAAAGAACTGGTTGCAAGATGGATGCATGAAAAGAGCAACCGTTCTAACGGACCGATTGTTGAAGTAAACTGTGCGGCCATCCCGGGCGAGTTGATCGAAAGCGAATTGTTCGGTCACGAAAAAGGATCTTTTACTTCAGCCATTAAACAACGCATCGGCAAATTTGAACAGGCAAACGGAGGCACTTTATTTCTTGATGAAATTGGTGATATGAGTTTAAATGCACAGGCTAAAGTATTGCGTGCATTACAGGAAAGCAAGATTACGAGAGTAGGTGGTGAAAAAGATATTACGGTTGATGTACGTGTTATCGCCGCTACCAATAAAGATTTACTGAAAGAAGTGGAAGCAAAGAATTTCAGACTCGATCTGTATCACCGGTTGAGTGTAATCATTATTCATGTTCCTTCTTTAAACGAACGCAGGGAAGATATTCCATTACTTACTGATCATTTTTTACAGCAGGTGGCTGATGACTACGGTCAGGCAAAAAAAGCAATTGATAAAAATGCAATAGAAGCTTTGCAGAAACATAACTGGAGCGGCAATATCCGTGAGTTTAGAAATGTAATTGAACGGCTAGTGATCTTATCAGGCAAAACAATTACTGAAGAAGACGTGTTTAATTTTGTGATTCCGAGAGCATGAGCCGGAGAGTTTACTGCATCAGCGGATTAGGAGCAAGCGAACAGGTGTTTTCAAAACTCAATTTACCCTGTACAGAACTGATTGTATTAAAATGGCTGATTCCAAATCTGCATGAATCCTTTGCTGATTATTCCCGCAGGATGTTTGAGCAGGTAACAGAAGAAAACCCTGTACTGATGGGCGTATCCTTTGGCGGTATGACCTGTATTGAAATGGCCAATCAATTTCCTGTACAAAAGCTGATTCTTATTTCCAACCATCAAAACAAAAAAGATCTGCCTCTCTGGATGAATGGAACAGGTAAATTGAATCTGCACCGATTAATCAGGCCACGGCCACATCCAATTCTATATCCTGTTGAAAATTTTTTTCTTGGTGCAGAAAGCAAGGAAGATAAACAAATCGCCAATACATTCAGAAAAGAGGTGAACCCGGAATACCTGCAATGGGCCATCCACCAAATTGTGAGCTGGAAGAATGTAACAATTCCGCAAAACTATATACATATACATGGAACTGGGGACCGGCTTTTCCCGATCAGGAATGTAAAAGCTGATTATGTGATCCGGAAAGGCGGGCATTTCATGGTGTATAATAAAGCCGTTGAAATCAGCGCCATCATTAACCGGGAACTGGAGTTGATTCAGTAATGCTGTTAAATGAAACAGAATATTTTCAACATCAATTCAGCGTACAAAACCGAAACCCTTACTTTTGTGACCATTAAAAAACTGAAGCATGTCGCCTAACGAAATCCTGTGGATTTTTATCATTAATCTTATTCTCATTCTGTTACCGGCTATTGGTTTATCCGGAATGTTTAAAAAAGCGGGAGTAGCAGGCTGGAAAGCATTTGTGCCTTTTTACAATCTCTGGATCATGACAGAGCTGGCCGGTATGAAAAAGTACTGGTTCTTTCTTCAGTTTATTCCCATTGTAGGATGGTTTATTGGTATAGCCATTATAATTGAATTTGTAAAAGCATACGGCAAGTTTTCCTTTTGGGAACATGCACTTACAGTTCTTGCTTCCTTTATCTATTTTATCTACATCGGTTTTAATAAAACTGATAAATACCTGGGGGCTGAATCAATTGCAGCGCATAAAAAAATCAACAGTAAGAGAGTGGGTTGATGCAGCCATTTTTGCGATTGTTGCAGCAGGACTTATCCGCATGTTCCTGTTTGAAGCGTACGTTATTCCAACG
Coding sequences within it:
- a CDS encoding alanine dehydrogenase, which codes for MLKLGLIREGKIPADNRVALTPAQCKWIHKNSADVQVIVQSSSSRSFTDREYKAAGVEVKDDVSECDILFGIKEVPVDQLILNKTYLFFSHTKKAQEHNQKLMQAMVKKNITLIDYECLAHEDGQRIIGFGFFAGIVGAHNGIMAYGNRTGAFKLGRVGDVRDYRQLIHTYFGMKLPKIKIAITGSGRVAHGLLEIMNLLGVNEVEPFDYLHRQYEYPVYVHLKGRDLYERKDDGTYNRDNFHEHPTDYKCSFSPFVKHTDILMNGVYWDKSIPPLFKLDEFRDPSFKIKTIADITNDTGGSIPVNIGDSTISDPVYGVDRTTLQKTAPYLPNSVDIMAVGNLPNELPRDASRYFGEQLIKYVLEDLAKGGSPILERATILKKGQLSEEYSYLKEYAGLR
- a CDS encoding GIY-YIG nuclease family protein; this translates as MKVRFLSWAQFFFPFFNFEGGFFVSMIYVYVLESLNDATWYTGMAKDVYVRLKEHNAGKNRFTKGHLPWKIIYTEQHTDWASGRVREKYLKSAAGKRWLIKYLNEQGCEGSLPE
- a CDS encoding NAD-dependent deacylase, with translation MSKKKLVVLSGAGISTESGLKTFRDSDGLWEGYNIEDVATPRAWKKDPQLVLDFYNYRRKNVLDAKPNAAHYGLAELEKDFDVTIITQNIDDLHERAGSTNVMHLHGEILKMRSERRLDLIYEITGDILLGDKAEDGAQLRPYIVWFEEAVPMIEEAVPVVQEADLFVVVGTSLVVYPAAGLLTVADDSIPKFIVDKKIPYTSSVHNLTAIEKPATEGVKELISILTDKNIFLWK
- a CDS encoding saccharopine dehydrogenase NADP-binding domain-containing protein; amino-acid sequence: MKTILVFGAGKSATVLIDYLKNTCAEKNWKLIVADSNLQQAQAKLGNHSHAEAVEVNVTDVDERRMLIETADIVISLLPPFLHIHVVKDCVAIGRNLLNASYVDEAIKNLEAEINSKELLFLCEMGLDPGIDHMSAMQLFDGIRSKGGKITSFKSHCGGLVAPESDDNPWHYKISWNPRNIVMAGQAGAAYKEKNEIIRKEYTHVFEDCKQLQVDELPTLAWYPNRDSLSYIPLYQLQEAETFIRTTLRYADFCKGWDVVVDLGLTNENDAAEIAQYKTFHEWFAGKLRNVEGRDLSLRMYLELYVAEAVHELILEQFAFLETESNNALPAHVKSSADILQYIVEHKLALQPTDKDMIVMLHEIEYTAGNGDQAVINSSLVVKGEDSLRTAMAKTVGLPLGIAAKLILEEKIKLKGLHIPTKKEIYEPVLEELKKFGVEFKEKHS
- a CDS encoding pyruvate dehydrogenase complex E1 component subunit beta, translated to MRTIAMREALREAMQEEMRRDEKVFLMGEEVAEYNGAYKVSQGMLDEFGAKRVIDTPIAELGFTAVAVGAAQNGLRPIVEFMTWNFAVLAMDQILNTASKMLAMSGGQVGCPIVFRGANGSAGQLGAQHSTAFESYYANIPGLKVISPSNPYDSKGLLKAAIRDNDPVVFMESEVMYGDKGEVPEGEYIIEIGKADIKRPGRDVTIVSFNKMMKVALAAAEELSKEGIEAEVIDLRTIRPLDWFTILESVKKTNRLVIVEEQWPFASISSEIAYRIQKEGFDYLDAPILRITSSDSPMHYAPTLVGAYLPDVPRTVKLVKDVMYMKK
- a CDS encoding sigma-54-dependent Fis family transcriptional regulator, yielding MSSILIIDDEKAIRKTLGEILSYEGYQIDDAENGEEGLKRIKEKNYDVVLCDIKMPKVDGLEFLEKARESNPDLPIIMISGHGTIETAVEAVKKGAFDYVAKPPDLNRLLITIRNAMDKQSLVTETKVLKRKVSKVQEMIGDSIALKKIKDTIDKVAPTDARVLITGENGSGKELVARWMHEKSNRSNGPIVEVNCAAIPGELIESELFGHEKGSFTSAIKQRIGKFEQANGGTLFLDEIGDMSLNAQAKVLRALQESKITRVGGEKDITVDVRVIAATNKDLLKEVEAKNFRLDLYHRLSVIIIHVPSLNERREDIPLLTDHFLQQVADDYGQAKKAIDKNAIEALQKHNWSGNIREFRNVIERLVILSGKTITEEDVFNFVIPRA
- a CDS encoding alpha/beta hydrolase, whose product is MSRRVYCISGLGASEQVFSKLNLPCTELIVLKWLIPNLHESFADYSRRMFEQVTEENPVLMGVSFGGMTCIEMANQFPVQKLILISNHQNKKDLPLWMNGTGKLNLHRLIRPRPHPILYPVENFFLGAESKEDKQIANTFRKEVNPEYLQWAIHQIVSWKNVTIPQNYIHIHGTGDRLFPIRNVKADYVIRKGGHFMVYNKAVEISAIINRELELIQ